One region of Trinickia violacea genomic DNA includes:
- the nudC gene encoding NAD(+) diphosphatase encodes MTASSASIGFNDNPLDRRSERRDDHAFIESLRGAPSARFLVFEADIPLLKRGSEHDAWFLASEAATFGEPLHSVFLGQESDGSGRFALGFKLGLELADPSPGTVHHRVDLRSIALQGLVSPAVLGMLGQAKSMLDWHRRHSFCANCGSMSRVTAAGWQRICDACGARHFPRVDPVVIMLGIDGERCLLGRQRQFAPGMYSALAGFVEPGETVEDAVRREVLEEARVKCSQVVYFASQPWPFPSSLMIGCFAQASDTEIVVDTTELEDARWFSRSEVAAMLAGTHASGLSAPKPFAIAHHLLQAYVAQGPSILRS; translated from the coding sequence ATGACTGCATCTTCCGCATCCATCGGCTTTAACGACAACCCGCTCGATCGCCGCTCCGAAAGACGCGACGATCACGCCTTCATCGAGTCTCTCCGCGGCGCCCCGTCCGCGCGCTTTCTCGTGTTCGAAGCCGATATCCCCTTGCTCAAACGCGGCAGTGAGCACGACGCGTGGTTCCTGGCGAGCGAAGCGGCCACTTTCGGCGAACCGCTTCACAGCGTCTTCCTCGGGCAGGAAAGCGATGGCAGCGGACGTTTCGCGCTCGGTTTCAAGCTCGGCCTCGAACTGGCGGACCCATCGCCAGGCACGGTCCACCATCGGGTCGACCTGCGCTCGATCGCACTGCAAGGGCTCGTCTCCCCTGCGGTCCTGGGAATGCTGGGCCAGGCGAAGTCGATGCTCGACTGGCATCGCCGCCATTCCTTCTGCGCCAACTGCGGCTCCATGAGCCGCGTCACGGCGGCCGGCTGGCAGCGAATCTGCGATGCCTGTGGCGCCCGCCACTTTCCGCGGGTCGACCCGGTCGTGATCATGCTGGGGATTGACGGCGAGCGCTGCCTGCTCGGACGTCAACGCCAATTCGCCCCTGGGATGTACTCGGCGCTCGCGGGCTTCGTCGAGCCAGGCGAGACGGTGGAAGACGCGGTGCGCCGCGAGGTGCTCGAGGAAGCTCGAGTGAAGTGCTCACAGGTCGTCTACTTCGCGTCGCAACCGTGGCCGTTTCCTTCGTCGCTCATGATCGGCTGCTTCGCTCAGGCGAGCGATACGGAAATCGTCGTCGATACCACGGAACTCGAAGACGCCCGCTGGTTCTCCCGCTCCGAAGTCGCGGCGATGCTCGCTGGCACGCATGCGAGCGGACTTTCCGCGCCCAAGCCATTCGCCATCGCCCATCATTTGCTGCAGGCGTATGTTGCGCAAGGTCCCTCAATATTGCGTAGCTGA
- a CDS encoding glycosyltransferase family 2 protein has translation MTPLSVYILTYNSERHLDKVLAAAKRIADDLLVVDSGSKDATLAIAAKHGARIAHRTFDNFRAQRLFANSLCLHQAVMFFDSDEIASEALIDEITALKASGFSHDAYVVRRDWIVMGTRVHALMPIGCPDYPIRICHRDKTDFTEHSVHETPIGYESVGRVESPMVHHTFETKSELMRKLDFYTDLAATDLLARRKWIGLLLLKQWTSPVGAFVKWYVRSGNWRDGRVGLALGLYALKYTHRKYRKAILLTNS, from the coding sequence TTGACGCCACTCTCGGTATATATTCTCACTTACAATAGTGAACGGCACTTAGACAAGGTTCTGGCAGCTGCGAAGCGTATTGCGGACGATCTGTTGGTTGTAGATAGCGGCAGCAAAGACGCAACTTTAGCCATTGCTGCCAAACACGGGGCTAGAATAGCGCACCGGACCTTTGACAATTTTCGCGCGCAGAGACTCTTTGCCAACAGCTTATGCCTGCATCAGGCTGTGATGTTTTTTGATAGCGATGAGATCGCCAGCGAAGCACTGATAGATGAAATAACGGCGCTAAAAGCGTCCGGGTTTTCGCACGATGCGTACGTTGTTCGTCGCGATTGGATTGTAATGGGCACGCGTGTCCACGCTCTCATGCCGATTGGTTGCCCTGACTATCCAATTCGGATATGTCACCGAGATAAAACCGATTTTACGGAACACAGCGTGCATGAAACGCCTATTGGCTATGAGAGTGTTGGCCGCGTGGAATCCCCCATGGTCCACCATACTTTTGAGACCAAATCCGAGTTAATGCGTAAGCTTGATTTTTACACCGATCTGGCCGCAACCGATTTGCTGGCCAGACGGAAGTGGATCGGTTTGCTTTTATTAAAGCAATGGACCAGTCCCGTTGGCGCGTTCGTAAAATGGTATGTTCGCAGTGGAAATTGGCGCGACGGTCGGGTGGGATTGGCACTGGGGCTGTACGCCCTCAAATACACACATCGTAAATATCGCAAAGCGATTCTGTTGACCAATTCCTGA
- a CDS encoding hybrid sensor histidine kinase/response regulator, with protein MSTPRTLRILLVEDSVTDALLIGEALADVTDFEHQLIRAELLSQALAEAQAAHLDVVLLDLGLPDAQGVDTFRTFRRHAPEVPVLVLTGLDNMSVGLLAIQEGAQDYLLKKEIHASLLGRAIRYAIERHRVAAALAASEERFQLAVSGATAGLWDWNPQTGTMYFSPHFKEILGYEDHEMPNVAQAHQDAIHPDDVELVAANLKAHMEHKRDYNVEYRVRTKSGEFHWIQSRGQALRTVSGEPYRIVGWIMDVTDRKRADEALRSSREELQRLSANIQHIREEEKTRIARELHDDLGQQLTALKMEVMFAEDELKRAEAAASSAILQNVYALIDQLVHSVRRIATDLRPVILDDLGLMPAIDWLVTEFSARYDVRVTTRVDANDIAFSRDSATEVFRMVQEALTNIARHSRATEATLEIVRDDPHCIVRIADNGRGTARDARPGPNSFGLLGMRERAARLGGQIGIRTAPGEGFGLTITLPLATVEAQLLPNS; from the coding sequence TTGAGCACGCCCCGAACCCTCCGGATTCTGCTGGTCGAGGACAGTGTCACCGATGCTTTGCTGATCGGCGAGGCGCTCGCGGACGTAACGGATTTCGAGCACCAGCTGATTCGTGCCGAGCTGCTGTCGCAAGCTTTGGCGGAGGCGCAGGCGGCACACCTCGACGTCGTGCTGCTCGATCTGGGGCTGCCCGACGCGCAAGGCGTCGACACGTTCCGCACGTTTCGCCGGCACGCGCCCGAGGTGCCGGTGCTGGTGCTGACCGGGCTCGACAACATGTCGGTCGGTTTGCTGGCGATCCAGGAAGGCGCGCAGGACTATCTGCTCAAGAAGGAAATCCACGCGTCGCTGTTGGGCCGCGCGATTCGCTACGCGATCGAGCGGCACCGCGTGGCAGCGGCGCTGGCGGCGAGCGAAGAACGGTTTCAACTCGCCGTGAGCGGCGCCACGGCGGGCCTGTGGGATTGGAATCCGCAAACGGGCACGATGTACTTTTCGCCTCATTTCAAGGAAATCCTCGGCTACGAGGACCATGAAATGCCCAATGTGGCCCAAGCGCATCAGGACGCCATTCACCCGGACGACGTCGAATTGGTCGCGGCGAACCTGAAGGCGCATATGGAGCACAAACGCGACTACAACGTCGAATATCGGGTGCGCACCAAGTCGGGTGAATTCCACTGGATTCAGTCGCGCGGGCAGGCGCTACGGACGGTATCGGGCGAACCTTATCGCATCGTGGGCTGGATCATGGACGTCACCGATCGCAAGCGCGCCGACGAGGCATTGCGCAGCTCTCGCGAAGAACTGCAGCGCCTGTCCGCGAACATCCAGCACATCCGCGAAGAGGAAAAGACCCGCATTGCGCGCGAACTGCACGACGATCTCGGTCAGCAGCTGACCGCGCTGAAAATGGAAGTCATGTTTGCCGAGGACGAGCTCAAGCGTGCCGAAGCCGCTGCGTCGAGCGCGATCCTGCAGAACGTTTACGCGCTGATCGATCAGCTGGTTCACTCCGTGCGGCGAATCGCGACGGACCTTCGGCCCGTGATCCTCGACGATCTTGGCCTGATGCCGGCGATCGACTGGCTCGTCACGGAGTTCTCGGCACGCTACGACGTGCGCGTGACCACGCGCGTCGACGCGAACGACATCGCGTTCAGCCGGGACAGCGCAACAGAAGTGTTTCGCATGGTCCAAGAAGCGCTGACGAATATCGCGCGCCATTCGCGCGCCACCGAAGCGACGCTCGAGATCGTGCGCGACGATCCGCACTGCATCGTGCGGATCGCCGACAACGGCCGAGGAACGGCACGCGACGCGCGGCCGGGCCCGAATTCGTTCGGCTTGCTCGGGATGCGCGAGCGCGCCGCGCGGCTCGGGGGGCAGATCGGCATCCGCACGGCGCCCGGGGAGGGGTTTGGGTTGACGATCACCTTGCCGCTCGCGACCGTCGAGGCTCAATTGCTACCTAATTCTTGA
- a CDS encoding response regulator — MIVDESGNLVHILLVEDSPTDVMMTREAMEHYKVLNPLHVVDDGVAAMEFLRREGQYRSARRPGLIILDLNLPRKSGREVLEELKTDPEYKNIPVVILTTSKAEEDIARSYGLHANCYITKPVDFEKFIDVVRTINDFWFGVVTLPPDQP; from the coding sequence ATGATCGTCGACGAATCCGGAAATTTGGTTCATATCCTCTTGGTGGAGGACAGTCCAACCGACGTCATGATGACGCGTGAAGCCATGGAGCACTACAAGGTGCTCAATCCGCTTCACGTCGTGGACGACGGGGTGGCGGCGATGGAATTCCTGCGGCGCGAGGGCCAGTATCGTTCGGCGCGCCGGCCGGGGCTGATCATTCTCGATCTCAATCTGCCGCGCAAGAGCGGCCGGGAAGTGCTCGAAGAGTTGAAGACCGATCCCGAGTACAAGAACATCCCCGTCGTCATCTTGACCACCTCGAAGGCGGAAGAGGACATCGCGCGATCTTACGGGCTCCATGCCAATTGCTACATCACCAAGCCCGTGGATTTCGAAAAGTTCATCGACGTCGTGCGGACCATCAACGACTTCTGGTTCGGCGTCGTCACACTGCCTCCGGATCAGCCTTGA